The following nucleotide sequence is from Gammaproteobacteria bacterium.
GGGATTGAATACGTCTGTGAATTTTATTCCGATCTTGATTATGACGATGACGGACAGCAACTCATCACCAAGACGCATGATTCGGTTCCCATCGAGAAGACAGTCGCTAAAGTCTTGCGCGCTATTGAAGAAGGCGTTACGCAATCAGTCAACGGCAATGACGTTCAAGTTTCGGCGCAGACGATTTGTATTCACAGTGACACCCCCAACGCTATTGATGTTGCAAAGGCTATACATAAAGCATTGAAGCCTCGCCTCAGCGTGTAGTCTGGATACGTTCTCATCGTCAAACATCAAGATACATAATTCATGATATATGCAAAGCCGAGATATCTTCCAGGTGGAGATAGAAACATCATCATCGAATTGGGTGATGAGATGAGCTTTGATCTAAATTTCCTGGTGCATAGCCTTACGGCGAGCATTCGACGCGAGAAACCAAAAGGCATCATTGAACTGGTTCCATGCATCGCTACCATTATGGTCTCTTACAATCCTACAGAAATCGGATTTGAGACACTTATTAGCACTATTGAATCGATCCGTGACAACTTGGGCGATCTCAGTAGCTTAGAACTCGAAAGCCGAATGTACTATGTTCCAATCCTCTATTTTGATCCATGGACAGAGGAATGTGTCGCCGATTACTGTAAGAATCTAGGAGTCGAGCATTCCGATCCTGATGTCATCGTGGAAGCTAATGACCTGGACGATCGAACCACTTTGCGACGTATTCACGCCAGTACAGACTATTGGGTCGCAGCATTGGGATTCTGGCCTGGGCTGTGTTCACTTATGCCTCTAAATCCAGCCAATCAACTGATTGCGCCGAAGTACAACCCGCCACGCGCATCAACGCCGAAGGGCGCGATTGGGCTCGGTGGTGCTATTACATGTCTTTATCCTGATCAGACACCGGGTGGATTTAGAATTTTCGCACGGACTCCTATGCCAATTTGGGATCGCTTACAACAACTCAAAGCTTTTAAAAACAGCCCTGCACTTTTCAAACCTGGAGATCGTGTTCGTTTTATTCCGATTGACCTTGACGAGTTTAAATTCATCGACAGTCAGGTCGAGGATGGCAGTTATGAACATCCATATGTAGATTACCAGCGTTTCTCGCTGCGTAACTATAAAGCGTGGCTAGCTGATATTGGCAAATCGAATCAGGATTCTGAGGATAGCGGCAATGCTTAATGTCATTGAACCAGGACTTGAAACATCCATACAGGAGCTACCGGGTCGCGTTGGATATTGGGAGCAAGGCTTTCCTGTTTCTGGTCCAATGGATTTCTGGTCGTTCAAACTTGCGAACCTCCTGGTTGGAAATGCGGCAGAGACTGCAGGATTTGAATGCCAACTCAAAGGACCAAAAATCAAATTTGAGCAACCCGCTGTTATTGCTATTACAAGATGTGATATGACACCAAAGATTGATGGGGTAAGCATCCCAAGTTGGACAAGTGTTGCAATCAAAGCCGGACAGACCCTGGAATTAGGATATGCAATAAATGGTTTGCGGGCTTACATCGCTATTTCTGGAGGCATTGATACACCACCTGTGCTCGGTTCACGCGCCACATTTCACATGGCAGGTGTTGGGGGTGTCGAAGGATATGCGATCAAAGCCGACCAGAAAATACCCATTGGAATTAGCAAGGGTAAGGCCGGAATTACGGTTTTGCAGGCATCCCGACTTCCTGATCTTAACTCTAAAATCTGGGAAATTGAGGCTGTACCTGGCCCGGATGATGACTGGATTGATGCGGAGGGGCACAAAATTTTCCTCTCTAGCGATTGGCAATTACTAGCGCAAAGCAATCGCACAGGTTTTCGATTGGAAGGTCCTGATGTGTCCTTCACTGAAAAGGCCATGAACAAACGTCCGGAACACGGCAGCGACCCGTCAAACATACTCGATCATGGATATCCACTGGGTGCAGTGAATCTAGCGGGCCTAACTCCAATTATTTTAGTCAATGACTCTCCCAGCACGGGCGGATTCATTAACCCATACACAGTACCCAGTGCGGCTTTTTGGAAACTGGCTCAAGCCCGGCCAAACGATACATTCCGATTCAAGTCGATAAGCGTAGAGAAGGCACAACGGCGTCGACAGGAAATCGATGACCTTTGTACCACGGCTAGTCTAATAACTGCGAGCATATGATTTTCAATCTAACCTGTATTTTAAACACAAGACTGCGAGACCCATTATGTCAAACATGATTCCTAATTCGCTGGAGGCTCGCGATATTAATAATCTATTTCATCCGGCAACAAATTTACGAAACCTGATCCAAGATGGACCTTTAGTTATTAAAGAAGGGAAAGGCGTCTTTGTTCGCGATAATAAAGGACGTGAGTATCTTGAAGGTCTAGCAGGATTATGGTGTACGTCATTGGGATACGGTGTAGAAGAACTTGCGGATGCGGCCAGAGAAGCGATGGCAACGATGGGTTTTGCGCATTTATTCGGTGGTCGCTCGCATGAATCTGCCATCGAACTTGCAGAGAAGATCAATGTAATCTCCCCTATTGGCAAAGGTAAGGTGTTCTTCGGAACCTCAGGGTCTGACGCAAACGATACCCAAATTAAAATTATCAGATATTACTTTAACGCGATCGGTAAACCTGAAAAGAAAACAATAATTGCTCACAACCGTGGGTATCACGGCGTTGGTATAGGCAGTGGAAGCCTGACTGGGATTCCTGTAAACCATAATATGTTTGATTTACCCATTGATGGTGTCGCACATACTCGGTGTCCTCATTTTTACCATGAAGCCGAACCTGGAGAAACAGAGAAAGAATTTTCCTCTCGTCTAGCACGAGAACTCGAGGAGCTTATTTCTAAACTTGGCTCGGAAAAGATTGCAGCATTTATTGCCGAGCCAATATTGGGTGCTGGCGGCGTTGTCGTTCCACCAAAAACGTACTATGAAAAAGTGCAAGAAGTACTTAGACGCCACGAAGTATTGCTTATCGATGACGAAGTGATCTGTGGGTTCGGTAGAACCGGGAATGTTTTTGGTGCTGAAACACTCGACATGGTGCCGGATACGGTATCTATAGCGAAAGCATTGTCATCAGGTTACCTACCCCTCAGTGCCGTAATTATTCCAGACCGGATGTACGACACACTTGTCGAACCGAGTGCGAGCAATGGTGTTTTTGGACACGGATATACTTATTCCGGCCATCAAGTTTCATGTGCGGTTGCCAACCGAACACTAGACCTTTACAACGAATGGGGTGTTTTCGATCATGTATCATCCGTTTCGGAAGATTTCCAAGCTAGGCTGCGTACATTTTCAAACCATCCCTTAGTTGGCGAAGCGAGAGGCGCTGGATTGATGGGAGCAGTCGAATTTGTTCAAAACAAAAGTACCAAATCTTCGTTCTCACCCGCAGGCCTAGTCGGACAATACTGCTTAGCTCGTTGTCTGGATCATGGTTTAATTCTTCGGGCACTTAGCGACACCATCGCATTCTGTCCTCCCTTAGTGATTACCAGCGATGAAATTGAAGAATTGTTCAAGCGCTTCACCAAGGCATTGGATGAGACCTGGAAATGGGTGCAAGAAACCAACAACCTATGAACCTCCATTGATTCAGAATCAGAAAAAACATTTGCAAGAACAGTCATACCTACCCTGTTACTTAAATACACCGAGGACATATATTCATGGCAACGTCGCTTAAGGATCAATCACTGTTTCGACAACAATGTTATATCAATGGAGAATGGCGCAGTGCCGATAGTGGCGAAACCATCGAGGTAACCAATCCAGTTGACGGAGAAGTAATTGGGACGGTTCCAAATATGGGAACCATTGAAACCCGCAAAGCAATAGAAGCAGCAGATAATGCAGGACAGGACTGGCGATCGAAACCGGCAAAAGAACGTTCCATCATTATCCGACGTTGGTATGAATTGGTCATGGAAAACGTAGATGACTTAGCCAGACTCATGACGATCGAACAGGGGAAGCCATTGAATGAAGCAAAAGGTGAAATTGGATACGCTGCCAGCTTCTTAGAATGGTTTTCCGAAGAAGCAAAGCGTGTATACGGCGACATAATTCCCGCACCTCAACAAGATAAACGGATCGTTGTACTCAAACAACCCGTAGGTGTAGTAGCTGCGATCACACCGTGGAATTTCCCAACCGCAATGATTACACGAAAGGCGGGTCCTGCTTTGGCTGCAGGTTGCACATTTATTGCAAAACCTGCCAGCCAAACTCCATTCTCAGCTCTGGCCCTTGCTGAGTTGGCAGAGCGTGCCGGCGTCCCATCTGGTGTGCTGAACATTGTGACCGGCTCGGCTGGCGCTATTGGAAGTGAGATGACAGAAAACTCAACTGTCCGAAAGTTATCTTTTACAGGTTCCACGAAAGTTGGAAAGTTATTGATAGCACAATGTGCGGGAACTGTGAAAAAGGTTTCCATGGAACTTGGAGGCAACGCGCCATTCATTGTGTTTAATGATGCCGATATTGACGCAGCAGTTGAAGGTGCAATGCTTTCAAAATTCCGCAACGCTGGACAGACATGCGTCTGCGCAAACCGTATTCTTGTACAAGAAAATATTTACGATATTTTTGCTGAAAAATTCACTGCTGCGGTGGCCAAACTAAAAGTTGGGAATGGCCTGAATGACGACACCGATCAAGGTCCGTTGATAGATGAAAATGCAGTTCTTAAAGCTAATGAGCATGTTAACGATGCACTTAGTAAAGGTGCAAAGCTGACAATCGGTGGCGAAAGACACGAGAGTGGCGGCACTTTTTTTAAACCTACTGTGCTCAGAGATGTCACCACGGATATGTTAATTACACACGAAGAAACTTTTGCACCTGTAGCGCCATTGTATAAATTTGTTACGGACGATGATGGAATAGAAATGGCAAATGCGACTGAGTTTGGATTGGCTGCTTATTTCTATACCCGAGATAATGCACGCGTATGGAAAGTGTTGGAGGCATTGGAGAGCGGCATTGTTGGCGCGAACACCGGTTTCATTTCTACTGAAGTAGCGCCATTTGGCGGAGTCAAAGAATCCGGTATTGGACGGGAGGGTTCCAAGTACGGTCTCGATGAGTTCTGTGAAATTAAATATGTATGTATAGGTGGCGTTTAAGCATTAATTCCAGTTTGATCATTCATCGTCTTTGGTGTACCCGCACCTTACGCCAGGATGCTATCGAACTGTTCAAAAAACTGTTTGGACATTTTTCTTGCAACGCCCTCCAGCAGACGACCACCTGCTTGAGCTATTTTGCCTCCCACATCAACCTCAACAATGTACTTCATTGTCGTTTGATCACTATTATTCTCTAACAATTGTATTCGAGCTGATCCTTTGGCAATACCGGCAGCACCGCCTTCACCCTGACCCGTAATTGTGTAGCTTTCTGGCGGAACAAGATCGCTCAGCTCAACTTTCCCTTTGAATCGGGCTTTAATTGGACCGACCTTTGTTAGAACTACAGCGCTAAATTCTGTGTCACTGATTTTTTCCAAGGACTCACATCCTGGAATCACCTGTGACAACACTTCTGGATTGTTCAGTGCAGAGAAAACCTTATCTCGGCTCGCGTTAACTATAACTTCATCGACTATTTTCAATTTTTATTCCTTCTATTGAATAGTAATCATGATGGTTACTACCTCGTGAAATTTACCCAATGATTTCTTGAGAAAAAGTTTTGCGTGCATTCATTTCTTATTATTCTTACTAATTTGTTTTTCTACTAAAGAGGCGAGACGCTCACCACACTCCGCTATGTCTGCAACGATAGCCTGCCGAACCTTCTCAGCATCCCGGCTTTTCAGGCCCTCGATTGCAAGCTCATGATTTCTGCAGAGAAAGTCTGTTTCCTTTTTTGTCGATTGCTTATTAGATGCTTTCCACTCGTCACCAAGCAAGTAGTTAAAAACGGGCCCGACTCTCAACCATGTCAACTTAATATAATCGACAATAGTATGGGACTCCGATGCCTCATAAATTGAAAAATGGAAAACTCTATTCAGGCGAAGGTATTCCTTGATATCTGAATTTGTAATTGCATCGTGCATGCTTACACTCAGTTGCTTCAGATTATCGATCGTGGTGTCGCTGATATTTTCCACAGCTTTCGCCGAGACAATACCTTCTACAGCACTACGAAGAATCGTCAGCTCTTGAATTTCCATTTGGGTGAGTTCGGGTACTGCGATAGTTCTATTTGGCAGCAAGACTAATGCTCGTTCTGCAACAAGAGTTCGAAGCGCGTCTCTTACAGGCATCGGACTTGTACCAACCACTGCGGCAAGTTTTCGAATCTGCATGGTGTCACCAGGAGCAAACTGCCCATCTAAAAGAGCCTCACACAGTTTATCGTACACCTGCTCATGAACGGTTTCTCGCTCAACATGGCCAATGTTTTTCATTCAACCCTCTAACCTCCGCTGCAAAATATTTCGTCATTCAATGTTAAGTTGTTCGACTTACCACTGTTATTAACTATCTGTGGTCTTCGGGTATCAGAAAACTAACTCTCCGCTACCTATGTGTTAGTTCGTTTCTCTTAAACATTGAATCGACTACGCATATTCTCTGGATCACCAAAAGGTAAATCCAATTTCTAATTACGAATTAACTCGCGTAATCGCATTGGCGTGATGGGTAAGAAATCGATTGAGATATCAAACTCGCTAAGGGCATCTTCAATCGCGGAAACTAATGCTGGTGGAGATCCCATTCGCCCACCTTCACCGCCACCTTTAACTCCGTATTCAGTGAATGGTGATGGTGTCTCCACATGATCAACTTCCATATCAACAGGAGATTCCATAATTGATGGATGAAGGTAGTCAGTCAGAAGTACATTTTGTGGTTGGCCATTTTCATCATAGGAGAACTGCTCCAAGAAAGTTGAACCGATTCCATTAACGATGCCTCCACGTATATGACCATCGAGTGTCTTCGGATTAACAATCGTTCCACAATCGTGAACTGCAACAAATTTCAACACATCTACTTTCCCTGTTTCAATGTCGACCTCTACGGCTACAACATGACAACTATGCCCCATGATTGGATAGAAAATACCCATGTGCTTACCATCTTTATCAGGGAATGTTGTCACCGGGTGATCGTATATGTAGGTAGCATCCAAACCACTTGTTAAATCAAGATCCGCAGGAAGACTTAGACGATAATAATGTGCTTGATCAGAAATCTCTGCAATGGTCATGCGTTTGTCCGGCACACCTTTCACTTGCACAGCACCATCGACCAACTCAAGATCATTTACGGAAGCCTCCATAAGATGCCCGGCAATCTTGAACATTTTCTCACGTAATTTTGTTGCTGCTCCGACCACTGCACCGGTTATCATAACGGTAAACCTGCTGCCACCTGGCCCCACGGAGTCGAGACCCTGGTCGGTGTCGGCATAACAGACTTCTATATCCTTCGGGTCGAGTGATAGCTGCTCTGCCAGTACTTGTGTTGCCACCGTTTCTGGACTATTCCCCCAAAACGGTGAGTTGAGCGTCACCATCGCCTTTCCAGTGAGGTCTATTTTAATTGACACAGAATCTGGTGAGCTTGACCACTCAACGCCCTCCTCAAGATTCCACATCCAGAATTCCGTTGAACTAAACACGCTACGTTCTTGGCAGGTTGCAACTCCGATTCCAATATATTTGCCTTGTTTGCGCATCTCGACTTTCTTCTTGCGCCAATCGTCAATATCAATTTTATTAAGTGCCTTTTCAAGTACGGCCTGATAGTTACCACTGTCGTACATGTTTCCAGTTGGTATCAGATAAGGAAATTGATCTGGCTGAATGAAGTTTTGTTTTCGAATATCCAACCGGTCACGACCAAGTTTATCTGCCGCCGCATCGACAAGTCGTTCAACAACAAAGTTAGCAACTTCAGAGCCAAATCCACGATAAGCACCTTGCTGACACTTGTTTGTCAGAACGGCAGTTAAATCAACTTCAACACTATTGATTTGATAGGGTCCGATACATTGGGATAACGCATTACCGTGTTGCCCAACGCCAAATTGGAGATACGCGCCATAATCGTCGATAATTTTAGTTTTTAGACTAAGTAAAGTACCGTCATTTTTTAGCGCTAGTTTGGCGTAGTAAACACGGTCAGAACCATGATTGTCACAACTTGTTGTATTGTCCACTCGGTCTTCGATAAATTTCACTGGGCACCCCGCCATTCTTGCGAGCATAGCTGCCATAATCGGAACCTTGTGCACGAACATCTTGCTACCAAAACTACCGCCCGCTAAAACCGGTTTAATATTTAGTTTGTGCCCTTCTACACCTAACGTCTGCGCAATCATCCAGCCGCAATAGTTGTACATGGATGTATTCGCATGCACGGTAAATTTGTCCGTTGCGCCATGATACTCAGCGACTGCGCCGACAGTCTCAAGCGGCTGACCACCCGAACGAGGCCACCTAAATTTCTTCTCTATTACGAGGTCTGCTTTGGCAAAATCCTCATCAACCGGGCCAAATTGATACGCTCGAGCCAGTGCAACATTGGTATCACCTCTTTCAGGGTGCAAGACGGCATCCCCTTTAGAGTGAATGGCTTCCTCCATGTCGACCACTACGGGAAGTGGATCGTACTCAACTTCGACAAGATCACATGCGTCTTCGGCGATATATCTGGATTCAGCGAGCACCGCGACGACCGCTTCACCAACATGACGAACTCGGTCAGCGGCAATGACATGTTGAGGAACCGGTGGGCTCGACCAGGTTGGAAGTGCCCCAACTTGCTCCAATGCCTCGGCACCTGTTACGACGAGAATAACGCCGCTTAAGGCCTCCGCTTTACTCTTGTCAATTTTTATAATTCGCGCATGGGCGTGAGGACTTCGCAACACGGCAACATGCGCCATGCCTGGTAGGCTGATGTCATCAATATAAATTCCCTTACCTTGTAAGAGTCGCGGGTCCTCCACGCGCTTCATACTGTTACCTACCCACTTCATGTCCGAATGTGGTTTAGTTGTCTGCCGACTTTCTGGAATATGTGCTTTCAAAACCATTATCCTTCTCCCCTAATAGTCTCGGCCGCTGCAAGAATTGAATCGACAATCGTTTGATATCCGGTACATCTACAAAGATTGCCCGAAAGCGCTTCACGCACCTCGCCCACGGTTGGGTTTGGATTGGCATCTAAAAGTTCTTGAGCCGTTGCGAGCATCCCAGGCGTACAGTATCCGCATTGCAACCCATGATTTTCCCAAAACGCCTCCTGCAATGGAGACATTTTTCCGTTTGCAGCATGGCCTTCAATAGTTTTGATCTCGGCACCATTCGTAACAACCGCAAATGTCAGACAGGAACGAACTGATTTTCCGTCAAGTAAAATCGTACACGCACCACAAATTCCGTGCTCACATCCGACATGGGTTCCAGTTAGACCCAAGTCATGTCGCAGAAAATCACTGAGAAGTTTTCTTGGTTCAACTTCACGCTCATACTGTCTACCGTTTACCTTTACTGAAATAGAAACGTTATCCATTATCATCCCCTTAGGTCGTTGCTCGTTGGACTGCGTCAGACAAACCCCGCCGCGTCAGTGACAACGTTAAGTCACGTCGATACATTGCATCCGCATGAAAATCAGAGAATGGATCCACCGCCTTAGCAGCAGCTTCAGCAGCAGCTTCAATGTTATCCTCATTGACATCCACACCTTCGAGCATTTTTTCCGCTTCCGTCATCCGCTGTGCTGTCGGCCCTACTCCACATGCCGCGATCCGAGCGCCCTGGAACTTACCAGCCACAACACGCGCTGCAGCCCCAACACCGACGATGGCAAAATCCCCTTTACGAGGGCTAATTTCAGTGAATCCATAGCCTTCATCTCCAGATCGTTTTCCTATCCGGATTTCCGTTAGTAGCTCATCTTCTCCTGCGGAAACTTCGTAGATATCCTCGAAAAAATCTCTTGCCGCGACTTCACGCTCTCCACGAACTGATCGCAGAACCATCACTGCGTCATAAGCCAGCATCACTGCTGGGTTTTCTGATGCTGGATCTGCGTGAAAAATATTCCCCCCAATCGTCCCTCGGTTCCGAACGGCCTGATGGGCAATCCAGTTATAGGCTTCGGTTAATAAAGGACAATGTTCAGCGACAAGCGCCGACGCTTTCACATCATTATGACGTGTCATTGCACCGATCTGTATTTCGTCCGTAGTTTCTTTGATGTATGCAAGGTCGATAATCCCATTCATGTCAATCAATTCTGATGGACTAATCACCCGAAGGCCCATCATAGGAATTAAACTTTGACCACCGGCAAGCACTTTAGCGTCTTCATTATTTGCAATGGCTGCTAACGCTTCTTCGATGGAAGTCGGGCGAATGTATTTAAAGGGAGGAGGCTTCATTTAATTATCTCCTGCATTAGAATAATTTTTCGAAATACTTGACCTGTTTACCAGGCAGCCCAACCGCCATCGACTAGCAGGTTGATGCCATGCACAGAATTTGCATCGTCAGATGCTAAATATACGGCAGCACCAGTAAGCTCATCCGGCTCGAGATGACCAACACGATTGGGCGTGAGAGAAGCATTATGTTCGTCATACCCTTCTACTTCTCGAAGATGGGCATTGAGGTCTGTTTTAATATTGCCGGGTGCCAAACTATTAATGTTAATTCCAAACCGTGCAATTTCGAGACACATTGCTTTGCTCATATTAATCAAGCCACCTTTCGATGCACAATATGCCGCAGAATTGGGGAATCCACCAACACCCGCGATTGAAGTTATATTTACGATCTTTCCACTTCCCTTTGGCTTCATGACGGCAATTGCCGCCTTCGAAAGAAAAAATACAGATTTTAAATTAAGATCTAACTGCGTATCCCAAATCTCTTCTGTCATGTCTTCAATTGGAGTTGGCATAAAGGCGCCTGCATTGTTTACCAAGATATCTACGGTGCCAAAATCTGCGACAACATCATCAATCAATTGGTTACAATTTGCGAGATCAGACAGATCATATGCATAGACCTTTGCTTTGCCACCACCATCGGTAATTTCTTTCGCAACAGCCTGCGCAGCTTCAGAATTCGACTGTCCTACTATGGCAACTATTGCCCCCTCTTCACCATAACGAAGACTAATAGATTTCCCTATTCCACGTGAACCACCCGTAACGATGGCAACCTTTTCTTTCAAACGCATAGTACGTACCTTCTTGTTAATCATCATTGCAATTCAATCAGCGACAATTCTTGGCAGTCCATGGCAATCTTCGGTGAAGATTTAGAAATTTTCTGATCGTAGCGTAAGGGCTCCGCCATAGCAGCGCCTATTCACAATTATCGATATCAGTGATAACAAATACCAAATACCAAGTCAACCGTTGCTTTGAAAGGTAGATTTAACGACGCACAAGATTCAAGTGTTCAAGATCAGCGGGAGTATCGATGTCGATTTCGCCACTAAGGATTTCTATGTCGATAATTTTTTCATTCGATCGGTTCAGAATGGTCTTGGCTCCTTTATCCTCTTTTAGTCTTTTCATTTCATTAAATGCATTTTGAGCAAACAATGCAGGCACACCTCGTGAACCTGCATAACGAGAACAGACAATATTAGAACCATTAAAGTTTGAAACTATAGTCCTGAGATCGGACACCGCAATCGCTACCTGATCTGCAAGTAGAATCATGATTGCATCATGTTGGCTTTCAATTGCGCGCACGCCGCAAGCGATAGAAGACCCAATACCCTGTTCCCAGTTTGGGTTGAATATGACTTTGGCATGTTGGATCGCGGTGCTAATTTCACGATGATAAGCACCGGTTACTACAAATACCGAGCCAGGGAAAACCTCATTCGCTTTATCGATGCAACTCTGCAGCATAGTTGTGCCGTCCAGTTCTATCAGTTGTTTACATGAACCAAATCGAGATGCATCACCTGCCGCCAATA
It contains:
- a CDS encoding carboxyltransferase domain-containing protein, with product MIYAKPRYLPGGDRNIIIELGDEMSFDLNFLVHSLTASIRREKPKGIIELVPCIATIMVSYNPTEIGFETLISTIESIRDNLGDLSSLELESRMYYVPILYFDPWTEECVADYCKNLGVEHSDPDVIVEANDLDDRTTLRRIHASTDYWVAALGFWPGLCSLMPLNPANQLIAPKYNPPRASTPKGAIGLGGAITCLYPDQTPGGFRIFARTPMPIWDRLQQLKAFKNSPALFKPGDRVRFIPIDLDEFKFIDSQVEDGSYEHPYVDYQRFSLRNYKAWLADIGKSNQDSEDSGNA
- a CDS encoding 5-oxoprolinase/urea amidolyase family protein, producing MLNVIEPGLETSIQELPGRVGYWEQGFPVSGPMDFWSFKLANLLVGNAAETAGFECQLKGPKIKFEQPAVIAITRCDMTPKIDGVSIPSWTSVAIKAGQTLELGYAINGLRAYIAISGGIDTPPVLGSRATFHMAGVGGVEGYAIKADQKIPIGISKGKAGITVLQASRLPDLNSKIWEIEAVPGPDDDWIDAEGHKIFLSSDWQLLAQSNRTGFRLEGPDVSFTEKAMNKRPEHGSDPSNILDHGYPLGAVNLAGLTPIILVNDSPSTGGFINPYTVPSAAFWKLAQARPNDTFRFKSISVEKAQRRRQEIDDLCTTASLITASI
- a CDS encoding aminotransferase class III-fold pyridoxal phosphate-dependent enzyme produces the protein MIPNSLEARDINNLFHPATNLRNLIQDGPLVIKEGKGVFVRDNKGREYLEGLAGLWCTSLGYGVEELADAAREAMATMGFAHLFGGRSHESAIELAEKINVISPIGKGKVFFGTSGSDANDTQIKIIRYYFNAIGKPEKKTIIAHNRGYHGVGIGSGSLTGIPVNHNMFDLPIDGVAHTRCPHFYHEAEPGETEKEFSSRLARELEELISKLGSEKIAAFIAEPILGAGGVVVPPKTYYEKVQEVLRRHEVLLIDDEVICGFGRTGNVFGAETLDMVPDTVSIAKALSSGYLPLSAVIIPDRMYDTLVEPSASNGVFGHGYTYSGHQVSCAVANRTLDLYNEWGVFDHVSSVSEDFQARLRTFSNHPLVGEARGAGLMGAVEFVQNKSTKSSFSPAGLVGQYCLARCLDHGLILRALSDTIAFCPPLVITSDEIEELFKRFTKALDETWKWVQETNNL
- a CDS encoding succinate-semialdehyde dehydrogenase; translation: MATSLKDQSLFRQQCYINGEWRSADSGETIEVTNPVDGEVIGTVPNMGTIETRKAIEAADNAGQDWRSKPAKERSIIIRRWYELVMENVDDLARLMTIEQGKPLNEAKGEIGYAASFLEWFSEEAKRVYGDIIPAPQQDKRIVVLKQPVGVVAAITPWNFPTAMITRKAGPALAAGCTFIAKPASQTPFSALALAELAERAGVPSGVLNIVTGSAGAIGSEMTENSTVRKLSFTGSTKVGKLLIAQCAGTVKKVSMELGGNAPFIVFNDADIDAAVEGAMLSKFRNAGQTCVCANRILVQENIYDIFAEKFTAAVAKLKVGNGLNDDTDQGPLIDENAVLKANEHVNDALSKGAKLTIGGERHESGGTFFKPTVLRDVTTDMLITHEETFAPVAPLYKFVTDDDGIEMANATEFGLAAYFYTRDNARVWKVLEALESGIVGANTGFISTEVAPFGGVKESGIGREGSKYGLDEFCEIKYVCIGGV
- a CDS encoding carbon monoxide dehydrogenase, yielding MKIVDEVIVNASRDKVFSALNNPEVLSQVIPGCESLEKISDTEFSAVVLTKVGPIKARFKGKVELSDLVPPESYTITGQGEGGAAGIAKGSARIQLLENNSDQTTMKYIVEVDVGGKIAQAGGRLLEGVARKMSKQFFEQFDSILA
- a CDS encoding FCD domain-containing protein, which translates into the protein MKNIGHVERETVHEQVYDKLCEALLDGQFAPGDTMQIRKLAAVVGTSPMPVRDALRTLVAERALVLLPNRTIAVPELTQMEIQELTILRSAVEGIVSAKAVENISDTTIDNLKQLSVSMHDAITNSDIKEYLRLNRVFHFSIYEASESHTIVDYIKLTWLRVGPVFNYLLGDEWKASNKQSTKKETDFLCRNHELAIEGLKSRDAEKVRQAIVADIAECGERLASLVEKQISKNNKK
- a CDS encoding molybdopterin-dependent oxidoreductase, with the translated sequence MVLKAHIPESRQTTKPHSDMKWVGNSMKRVEDPRLLQGKGIYIDDISLPGMAHVAVLRSPHAHARIIKIDKSKAEALSGVILVVTGAEALEQVGALPTWSSPPVPQHVIAADRVRHVGEAVVAVLAESRYIAEDACDLVEVEYDPLPVVVDMEEAIHSKGDAVLHPERGDTNVALARAYQFGPVDEDFAKADLVIEKKFRWPRSGGQPLETVGAVAEYHGATDKFTVHANTSMYNYCGWMIAQTLGVEGHKLNIKPVLAGGSFGSKMFVHKVPIMAAMLARMAGCPVKFIEDRVDNTTSCDNHGSDRVYYAKLALKNDGTLLSLKTKIIDDYGAYLQFGVGQHGNALSQCIGPYQINSVEVDLTAVLTNKCQQGAYRGFGSEVANFVVERLVDAAADKLGRDRLDIRKQNFIQPDQFPYLIPTGNMYDSGNYQAVLEKALNKIDIDDWRKKKVEMRKQGKYIGIGVATCQERSVFSSTEFWMWNLEEGVEWSSSPDSVSIKIDLTGKAMVTLNSPFWGNSPETVATQVLAEQLSLDPKDIEVCYADTDQGLDSVGPGGSRFTVMITGAVVGAATKLREKMFKIAGHLMEASVNDLELVDGAVQVKGVPDKRMTIAEISDQAHYYRLSLPADLDLTSGLDATYIYDHPVTTFPDKDGKHMGIFYPIMGHSCHVVAVEVDIETGKVDVLKFVAVHDCGTIVNPKTLDGHIRGGIVNGIGSTFLEQFSYDENGQPQNVLLTDYLHPSIMESPVDMEVDHVETPSPFTEYGVKGGGEGGRMGSPPALVSAIEDALSEFDISIDFLPITPMRLRELIRN
- a CDS encoding 2Fe-2S iron-sulfur cluster binding domain-containing protein, with protein sequence MDNVSISVKVNGRQYEREVEPRKLLSDFLRHDLGLTGTHVGCEHGICGACTILLDGKSVRSCLTFAVVTNGAEIKTIEGHAANGKMSPLQEAFWENHGLQCGYCTPGMLATAQELLDANPNPTVGEVREALSGNLCRCTGYQTIVDSILAAAETIRGEG
- a CDS encoding xanthine dehydrogenase family protein subunit M is translated as MKPPPFKYIRPTSIEEALAAIANNEDAKVLAGGQSLIPMMGLRVISPSELIDMNGIIDLAYIKETTDEIQIGAMTRHNDVKASALVAEHCPLLTEAYNWIAHQAVRNRGTIGGNIFHADPASENPAVMLAYDAVMVLRSVRGEREVAARDFFEDIYEVSAGEDELLTEIRIGKRSGDEGYGFTEISPRKGDFAIVGVGAAARVVAGKFQGARIAACGVGPTAQRMTEAEKMLEGVDVNEDNIEAAAEAAAKAVDPFSDFHADAMYRRDLTLSLTRRGLSDAVQRATT